In Macaca mulatta isolate MMU2019108-1 chromosome 16, T2T-MMU8v2.0, whole genome shotgun sequence, the sequence CCTGAGTGCAGTGACCTCAGGTGGCAGTAAAAAGGCCTCAGAACAGAGCCAGTTATGGATCAGTGCTGGGGAAAAGCTCTCTTCTCAGCCAGGAGAGACAGCTGTATTATTGAGGCATCACCAGAGGCCCCTGGGTCCTGCCTCCATCTTCTCACCACAAGCTTCTGGATTCACTGGCAGGCAGCCCTTCTGGACACTGCATGATCACAGGAGCAGCCCTCTGGCCCATAATGACGGCCCTGTCTTCGCAGGTGGCCACTCGGGCCCGCAGGTATGCCCTTGGCATTGCCCACCATTGGGAGCAGGGGTGATGGCACCCTGTACCTAAAAGACCCAGCAGCATGCAGTCTGGGAGCTGGAGTTTTGGGGACCCTAGGTTGTGTGGTTCAACCATGGGGTACCTGGGTGCTGCAGGCTAAGCTGTGTATGGACACGCTCTGAGCTCCTTGCCTCTCTTCTTTCTAGCCGCTGGGTAAGGGTGATGCCTAGCCTAGCTTATTGCACCTTCCTTTTGGCGGTTGGCTTGTCGCGAATCTTCATCTTAGCACATTTCCCTCACCAGGTGCTGGCTGGCCTAATAACTGGTGAGCAACTGGGGCAATGGGGTGGACTGAGAGGATGCCTTTGGCAGTGGGAGGTTCAGTCTAGGATCTTCCCATCGCTCCCAGCTTCTGTAGAGCCCAGCCAAGAGGCCCCCCGTTATATCTCAGTTTGTTCCCTTGCCAAGCTGCACTGCAGctgggggtgggtgtggggagggTCATATCCCCAAACTCCCTGAAGCTGCCGTCACTCCACTCTCCTAGGCGCTGTCCTGGGCTGGCTGATGACTCCCCGGGTGCCTGTGGAGCGGGAGCTAAGCTTCTATGGGTTGACCGCACTGGCCCTCATGCTAGGCACCAGCCTCATCTATTGGACCCTCTTTACGCTGGGCCTGGATCTTTCTTGGTAAGTCTCGCTTTGAAGCCTGGGCAGGCTGGGCCCTGTCCTATCTCGCCTGCACCTAGCCTGGTGTGTCTCTGGTTCATTATAGCTAAAAAAGGACACATTACCTATTCCCATAGACCCTCACAAGCACAAAGCAGAACATGGGAGTGGGCCCCAAGGGCAGATGGCGAAGAGCCAGTGGCCTTCTACGTTCCAGCCTCTCCTGGCAAGGACTCTTCTTCCCCACAGGTCCATCAGCCTAGCCTTCAAGTGGTGTGAGCGGCCTGAGTGGATACACATGGATAGCCGGCCCTTTGCCTCCCTGAGCCGTGACTCAGGAGCTGCCCTGGGCCTGGGCATTGCCTTGCACTCTCCCTGCTATGCCCAGGTGCGTCGGGCACAGCTGGGAAATGGCCAGAAGATAGCCTGCCTTGTGCTGGCCATGGGGCTGCTGGGCCCCCTTGACTGGCTGGGCCACCCCCCTCAGATCAGCCTCTTCTACATCTTCAATTTCCTCAAGTATACCCTCTGGCCATGCCTAGTCCTGGCCCTCGTGCCCTGGGCAGTGCACATGTTCAGTGCCCAGGAAGCACCGCCCATCCACTCTTCCTGACTTCTTGTGtgcctcctttcctttccctcccacaAAGCCAATGCTCTGTGACCACCACACTCCAGGAGGCAGCCCCATCACCTTCCAGCCCCTAAGTAGGCCCTCCCCTCCCTAAATCTGCTTCCCCACCACCTGGTCTTAGTCCCAAAGATGGGCCTTCTCTCTCCCAGAGAAGCTGGCCCTCCCTTTGCCTTTCCTCTCAAGCCCCCAAAGAGCAAAGGCAACAGCAAGACCAGCGGGTTCCTGCAACACTGTGAGGGGCAGCCAGGGCGGCCCCAATAAAGCCCTTGAATACTTTGAGATTCCTTTCTTGCCTATGCGCACATCTCCACGGGCCTTGCCTGTGTGTGCACAAGCGGAACCCTTGCCAGGCTGCTCCAGTGGTCTCTGTGCCACCTCCAGCCCTGTTTCCAGGGGCAGACAGGCAGGAAAGGAGAGGGCTGTAAACTTGGGTGAGACCTCTCAGCCCTAGGTCCATCCCCTGCCTCATCACTGGCTAGGCCACATGAGAGGTCCCATGAGATGCTGTGACTATATTCAGTGTAACCCTGTCTTTCACCTACAGGTCAGATCTTGCGCCCCAACCTCCAGTTTCCTAAATTGGCTTCTAGTCCAGGGACTGGAGAAAATAGTGTTTTTGGCTAGGAAGGAGGATGAGAACCTCTATTCCATTTGGGAGCCCAGAGAATAGACACACTGGCCCCAGAAGGCACTGCCAGAAACAAGTTTATTTACACAAGGACACACAGTGTAACGGGTTACAAAAAACTGAAATCCATATCCAGGGAGACAAAGCAAGGAGTGGGTTTACATGAGAACCAGACCAGCCACAGGGAGAGTGTGTGTAAGGGGCTGGGAGCCTGGGGCTCAGCACAGAGAGGCCTAGTACACTGGACCTAGCTCCATCCCCATCCCCCAGGAGGATCTAAAACACACAAGCACACAATGAACTGATGGTGCTGGggctcctgcccctcccctggcTCCCTCAATCCTGCTTAGGCCCCCAATAggataataaatatgtaaacagaTTGGTGGGGCCCTGGGGATAGAAGGAGAGAAAGTATATGTGGTactggggagaaggaaggaaggaagagtcaGCCCCCTAGGAGCCACTTCCCATCTTTGGTTTCCTACAGGCTGGATGGCATTCCCTGGAAGCCTTATAGGCCCACAGCTGCTGGCAGGGCTCCTGGGAAAGAGAAGGGACAGCACCCAGCCCCCTCCTGGTCTTAGCTCCCTTGGGCTGGTGGTCAGCAAAGGGAGCCCAGGAGGTATGGAAGCTCCAGCTGAGAGCTGACTCCTGGATCCCTGGGTTCTGGCCTTACGCCTTCTAGAACCTCCATTCTCACCATCCCCAGGCTCCAAAGCAAAAAGGCCCCAGGAGGGAGGTGAGCCCCTGCCCCTTCTCCCCGCAGCATGCTGGATGGCTGGGGAAATCTGGTCCTGACAGCAGAGGGGCTCTCACCAGCCTGGAGCCCCCCTGCAGGGACCACCTTCTCCCCCTGCCCAGGCTGTGCCAGCAGAGGGGCAGGGAGGCCATCCGAGTAAGGTGGAGAGCAGACCTGGTTCTGCGGCTCCTCCTGGCCTCTGAGAACCCAGGAAACCAGTCCTCTCCTTCCCCACACACTTTCACCCTCTCAGCCCCGGGGAGGGGGAAGCAGGCTGTGAGGAGTGTGAGGCAAGACAGCCCTCCTCACAGACCGCAGGCCACGGCTTGGGCACCAGCCTCCCATCAGTGCTGAGAccaagaggaaggagggagagaggggtcTGTGCAGAGATGGTGAGGATGAAAGGGGAAAGGGTGGAGAATCACAGGGTGGGTGCCCACCTCCCCTCCACTCTGCATCTTAGACAGCAGTGGATCCTCCAGATCCTCCCCTGAGgctggagaagggaggagggtgaAATTAAGGCATTTCCCCCCAAGTCAGATGAAACCAAGGCACCGACTT encodes:
- the G6PC3 gene encoding glucose-6-phosphatase 3, which translates into the protein MESTLGAGIVIAEALQNQLAWLENVWLWVTFLGDPKILFLFYFPAAYYASRRVGIAVLWISLITEWLNLIFKWFLFGDRPFWWVHESGYYSQAPAQVHQFPSSCETGPGSPSGHCMITGAALWPIMTALSSQVATRARSRWVRVMPSLAYCTFLLAVGLSRIFILAHFPHQVLAGLITGAVLGWLMTPRVPVERELSFYGLTALALMLGTSLIYWTLFTLGLDLSWSISLAFKWCERPEWIHMDSRPFASLSRDSGAALGLGIALHSPCYAQVRRAQLGNGQKIACLVLAMGLLGPLDWLGHPPQISLFYIFNFLKYTLWPCLVLALVPWAVHMFSAQEAPPIHSS
- the G6PC3 gene encoding glucose-6-phosphatase 3 isoform X2, coding for MITGAALWPIMTALSSQVATRARSRWVRVMPSLAYCTFLLAVGLSRIFILAHFPHQVLAGLITGAVLGWLMTPRVPVERELSFYGLTALALMLGTSLIYWTLFTLGLDLSWSISLAFKWCERPEWIHMDSRPFASLSRDSGAALGLGIALHSPCYAQVRRAQLGNGQKIACLVLAMGLLGPLDWLGHPPQISLFYIFNFLKYTLWPCLVLALVPWAVHMFSAQEAPPIHSS
- the G6PC3 gene encoding glucose-6-phosphatase 3 isoform X1, coding for MESTLGAGIVIAEALQNQLAWLENVWLWVTFLGDPKILFLFYFPAAYYASRRVGIAVLWISLITEWLNLIFKWFLFGDRPFWWVHESGYYSQAPAQVHQFPSSCETGPGSPSGHCMITGAALWPIMTALSSQVATRARSCRHSTLLGAVLGWLMTPRVPVERELSFYGLTALALMLGTSLIYWTLFTLGLDLSWSISLAFKWCERPEWIHMDSRPFASLSRDSGAALGLGIALHSPCYAQVRRAQLGNGQKIACLVLAMGLLGPLDWLGHPPQISLFYIFNFLKYTLWPCLVLALVPWAVHMFSAQEAPPIHSS